The genomic region GACCATGGGGTTGTCCCCTTCTGCATTGAGTTCCTGCTGAAGCGACCTGTAAACCGCATCCATCTCTGACAGCTCCCTCAGAAGTACCTCCTGCTCGCGCGTGTCATCCTGAAAATCGAAAGATTTTATCTCATTATACTTTCGGCTGATCAGGGTTGTGTAATACAATTCGGCCTCACGGTACTCGCCCGATATGTCAGAGAGGGTTATCATATGGTATTCCGGTGTACGCCCTGTAATCCTGTCATAGATCCAAAGGGAGGAGAGAATGACCAACACTGCTATCACTGCTACCTGGAGCATGTACCGCCATCTGAAGGATGAGCGGGACCTGCGCCTCTGGTCCAGCTTAAGGGCAAATCTTTCGAAGTGTCCTTTTGCAGGCTCCTCAATATCAAACTCCCGGCTGTTCTCCCTTACATATTTCTCAAGATTGTCCATCGCTTCTGCTTTTTTTAAGCATCTCTGCAAGCCTGTTTTTTGCCCTTGTATACTGCGACCGGGAGGTGGATGCTGTAATTCCCATAATTCCGGCTATCTCCTCATGGTCATATCCTTCAAGCAGGTAAAGGCTCAGTATTACCCTGTAACCATCCGGCAGCAGATTAATGCACCGGTGTATCCTTTCCGTTTCAGCAGACACCGTCTCTGCTCTTTCCTTGTCTGCCTCAGCGTCTTCGGGAATTTCCGGGTCAGGTCCTTCGTCAATGCTCTGCAGGTCAAGCCTGCGTTTCTTCAGGGCATCAAGCGACCTGTTTATCACTATCCGCCTGAGCCATGCCCCGAAACTTACCTGTCCGCTGTAGCTCCCGATGTTTTCAAATGCCGAAAAGAACGCTTCCTGCATGATATCTTCCGCCTCCTGGGTGTCATTGACTATTCTGAGGCTGACATTGTACATGTTTCTGTAATACAGCCTGTACAGTTCAAACTGTGCCTTACTGTCACCCTTTCTGCAATTGTCTATCAGATCCTGGTGTATGTTCTGCCAGACAGATTTGCTCTTTTTCATTAACCCGATATAAAGACGGTTTTGTTTGCCGGATGCTGCATGTTATCGAAAAAAATATTGCCTGTTCCCCTGAAAGCTCCTTTCTGCGGGGTTTTTGCTTACCAGATGTGGATCAGGTGGTATAAAGGCGCCTGAAGGAAACCGGTTACAACCTCTCCTGTCTCGTAGTCAAGCATTGAACCCATCATGCTGTGAGGTATGAAATATACCAGCAGCAGTACTATAGATGCCACCAGGGCGAAAACCGGTTTCGGCCTGGCAGCATTCCTGTTGGTATAGAACGCCACTGCCCAGAAAAGGAATGCGACAAGTGTCTTGTTGTCAGTCAGATCCTGTCCGAAGGGCCATCCTGTCCAGAAGTCACCGAAGGCATATTTCTGAATCACCGGCCCCATTATCAGTCCCCCAACCAGCAACGTCCAGAATGTGAACCTAATGTATTTACGGTAGCCCGGGTGCCTGAATATTACCATTATCCCGGTAATGTTTGAGAACAGCATAGCGGCGAACATGAATAGTATGTGCGGTATCATGAATATGGCAGGTACGTCACCCCTGAACCTTAATCTTACCGGTTCATCCTCATTGGTAAAGATCTCCCTGCCATCCTGCTCAAGAACCAGGTAATACTCAATCCATCCTGCCGGAGGCTGCAAGGGGAGCTGCGCGGCGAGCTTGTCGCCATCCCTGCTCAGGTTTGTGGCCTGCCATTCTTCGTTGGTCGGGTAACGCCTGTGCAGGACCCTGCCTTCCATTCCCACTGGTGCATCCCCGAGCCTGATAAAAAAGTCCCTGGTAACCACGTGGCTTCTTCTCAGAGTGAAACGGTACTCCTCACCGCCTGACTCTACAGTGATCCTCTCCGGCTTGGTAGGGCCTGTTGATCGTTGGTATATTGCTGATACAACTGTAATTACTATTGTAAGGGCCCACAATAGCCCCATCCTGGTTTTTGTGCTCATTATTTCCCTGGTTAAAATATTATAACACCTTTTCAGGCGGTTTGCCTGTTTGTTGTTTTTACAATTCAGAGCTGGATAATCAGTATCTCCCGCTTATCTCCCCTCTGTACCTCTACGTTTATAATGTCGCCCCGGCTTAGCTGGCTGAGACGGTACATATACTCGTGAATATCGCCTACCGGCTGTCCGTTGATCGCCGTAATTATGTCGCCGTTCTTCATACCGCCCAGGTCAGCAGGCCTGCCGGGTGATACTATATCAGCCCGCAGTCCCCCGCTCACCACCGAGGCGAAGTCCGGCATGATCCCCAGGCTGACCTGCCTGTTACCGTGTCTTGGCGCTGACGGCACCCTGGGCCCGGCTTCGGTGAATGCAAGTCTCCGGTCCCTGTTGCCCAGCTCTTCAGCCAGGTCATGTACAAAGAGCGCAACCTGTTCAAGTCCCCCATAATTGATAAGGTCCGCCCTGTCATCGGGAGTATGGTATTCGGTATGGGCACCTGTTGTGACGAAAAATACCGGTACATCCTTTGCGTAAAATGAAGCGTGGTCAGAAGGCCCGTATCCCTCATATGAAAGCCTGGTACTGAAACCGTACCTGCCCGAAATGCTGTTAACTATCTCTTCACCCCCGGCCGAGGAGCCGACACCGCCAATCTGCACTACCCCTTCCTCATTTTTCCTGCCAACCATATCGAGGTTTATCATTGCTGTGATCTGTTCTTTATCAACCACCGGGTCTTCCATGAACCGTGATGAGCCTATGAGCCCCTTTTCTTCTGCACCAAATGCAATGAAAATATAGCTTCGCCGGGGACGTTGTCCGGAGGCAAGTTTTTCTGCTATTTCAATCATCGCAGCCACCCCCGAAGCGTTGTCATCGGCGCCGGGATGTACTTTTCCCGTTCCGGGCGACCTGCTGCCGGTTCCTTCCCCCCCTGTGCCGAGATGGTCATAATGGGCGCCAATCACTATATATTCATTTTTAAGGAGGGGATCGCTGCCCTCCAGGCTTGCAATTATGTTCATTGTTGTGGCATCATCAACAAGCAGGTCGGTCGATGCCGTTACAGTCGTTCCCGTGCTGAAAGAAAAGGGCTGCATACTCTCCAGAAGCTTACCTTCCAGTTCCTCAACCGTTGTTTGTGAGCCGGAAAGTATCATATCTGCTGCATGCCTGGTAACCTGGATCACGGGTATGCTGACACGGCCCTGGTGGGTTCCTGAATTGTCCAGAACATCATCGCCTGAATATTTGATTCCAGACACAAGCATTATCCCGGCAGCGCCATTTTCGGCAGCCTGGTAGGCCTTGAAACGGTCATTGCTCCGGGTTGCAAATATGCTGCTCGGGTCATCCGGCTCGGGATCTCCCCGGAGTACCATCACCCATTTGCCGTCAGTGTCAACCTCTTTATAATCATCCCAGGATATGTCGCCGTTGCCGTCAGAGAAGCCATATCCGCAAAATACCACTTCGGCCGATGCAGCAGCGTTAGCTGAAAATGACACTGGTGCGAAATCCGTACCTTGAAGGGCTTCATATCCGTCGATATTGAGACTGTTTCCTTCGCCTGCAGTCACACCGGTGGTTACCGAAAAATACTGGTAGCCGTCATCAGCTTCCAGTGTGAGTCCGCTTCTTCTGAACTGGTTCCTGATGTATTCTGCCGCCAGCCTGTCTCCTTCTGTTCCCGGATATCTGCCTCCGAGCTCTTCCGAAGCCAGGTACTCAATATGCTGCCTGAGCTCTTCAACAGTTATTTCAGGCTCTGCCCGGGTGCAGGAGATACATATGTAAAGGAACAACAAACCTGCTGTGAAGAGGTATCTGGCTGATATATAGTGTATAGGCATGACGCGGACTCCTTTTGTGAGAATGTAAATATACTAAAAACCGGTTTTTACTTCTGGTATCCCGAAAGGTGGTCGATCCTGGTGCCGCCGGTGGTGGTGTAGCCGCCCATCAGATCGGCTGTCAGACAGCTGTGTACCGGCAGTATTGCAATAATATCACCCGGCCCTGTTCTTTTGAAAAAGCTCTCGCTGCATCTGATTACACCATGTTCCTGGGATACTTTGGTGACCCAGGTGCCGGGTACGGGAGCCGACCAGGATGAGAGGTCGGTTTCTGCCACCTGTCCCCAAACCCTTGTGCCATCCTCCAGCACCAGGGACTCTTTTGACAGGTGCACGGCACCGCCGTATACCACCAGCTCGTTCCTTCCCGGGTGTTTCGCGACCACCGGTACAGCCAGTGCAACAGCTATGTCGTCGGGTTTGCAGGCGCCTATATGCATCTGGGTGAGATCGTAAAATACGTAGTTCCCCGGCCTTATCTCGTCAATTCCTTCAAAGTCCGACAACATGGAGCAGGAGGGGGTGTCACCCGAGGATATAAGGAAGGGCCCGTAAGGTTCTGCGAATTTATTTCTTAGCACGCAAAGCCTGTCAGCGCTTTCCCGGTGTATCCGTTCAACTTCATCATGGCCCCGCACATGGTAGGTGTGGCCGTTGTGCACCATGAAGCCGGTAAAGTCAAGCTTGCTGCTGCGGTCTATTATCTCAAGCATCTCCTCAATTGAACCGGTATCATCCCAGTCCGCTCCTGTCCTGTTGTACCCTGTATCAGTCTTTATGTAAATCCCGATTTCACCAATGGATGAGCTCTCAATAAACCTGAGTGTTTCAGCCGAGCAAACGGTCAGGTGGAGCCTGATCTTTTCTGCGAGCGTGGCAGCCTCGTCTGTCTCATGTATATTGAAAGGGAACGCGACACAGATGTCATCCCAGCCGTTCGTTCCGAAATAGTGCGCCATCACCATTGACGAGACGGTTATCCTGTCAGTGCCCTCGTCCCTGAACCATTCGCCTGTTATAAGTGACTGGTGGGTCTTGAAGTGGGGGCGGAGCAGGAGGTTATGTCCTGCGGCCTTTCCGGCCATGAACCTTATATTCTTGATGCACTTGTCTTTATCGAGCAACAGGAGCGGCCTTTTCAGGCATATCGGTTTCTTTCGTCCCGGCATTGGTTAATTAGTTTTTCTGAAGTGTTTCCTTGATCTTTTACGATATGATTTGATGTTACTCCACGAGATGGTTATAAACAGTATTCCGGCCATAGTGATAATTATGTCGGCAACAATACCTGTTATATTAAGCACCTCATCACCGTTATCCTCAATGTAAAGCCCCTGGTTGTAAAGTCCTACGGCGGCAGCGATAATTATGAACATCCCAAGTGCGAGAAGGAAAATATCGAGCATATGCGAAAGCATGCTTGTAGTACGGTAGATTGAAGATCTTCTGAACTCCTCGTAGCGCATTCTCGCTCTCTTAGCAGCCCTTCTGCGTGCCTTTTCCCTTTCATACTGAACCCATTGCCTGTAATGCTCATCCTGTTCGTCACCGGTTACTGCACCCGCAGCACCGCCCTCATGCAGGTTCATGAGGTATGTATATGCCTCGTTGATATAGACAAATTTTTCATGTGCCCCTTCTTCCTTATTGATATCGGGGTGATACGCCTTTGCCTTTCGGCGGAAAGCGTTTTTTATCTCCCGTATACCAGCATTTTCGGGCAGGCCAAGGATATTATAGTAGTGTGAAGCATTCATAACGGACTGTGATTGGCGGGGGACTACTGATCATCTTGCCGGGTTTCATCCAACTCTTGTTCCTCCGCTTCTTGCGGCATTTCTTCCTCCTCTTCAATCTCCCATGAGTACTTTTTTCGTTGGGGACCCTCATGCCTGTAATATACTGCAAGAACTATTCCCGCTATTGCTCCCAAAAGGTGCGATTCCCATGACACCCCTTCTCTCAGGGGGAACACTCCCCATATCATCCCTCCGTACAAAAATACAACGATAAAGGAAAGCGCCATAAGTTCAATGCTTTTTCTTATGAAGCCGCTTATGAAAAGAAATGAGGCCATTGCATAAATGAGTCCGCTCGATCCTATGTGCCAGGCTTCCCTGCCTCCGAACCACACCCAGAGTCCTGTCATCAGCCAGGCAAGCGCTGTAAGCCTCAAGGCTATTACCCTGTAGAAATAGAACAGCGCTGT from Marinilabiliales bacterium harbors:
- a CDS encoding rhomboid family intramembrane serine protease, which gives rise to MKETAKLIAAIRYPLIFIAVLWGIKIAENVAGIRLTVLGVYPLHVKGLPGILFSPLIHNDYVHLFTNTGPLLILGTALFYFYRVIALRLTALAWLMTGLWVWFGGREAWHIGSSGLIYAMASFLFISGFIRKSIELMALSFIVVFLYGGMIWGVFPLREGVSWESHLLGAIAGIVLAVYYRHEGPQRKKYSWEIEEEEEMPQEAEEQELDETRQDDQ
- a CDS encoding M20/M25/M40 family metallo-hydrolase, with the protein product MPIHYISARYLFTAGLLFLYICISCTRAEPEITVEELRQHIEYLASEELGGRYPGTEGDRLAAEYIRNQFRRSGLTLEADDGYQYFSVTTGVTAGEGNSLNIDGYEALQGTDFAPVSFSANAAASAEVVFCGYGFSDGNGDISWDDYKEVDTDGKWVMVLRGDPEPDDPSSIFATRSNDRFKAYQAAENGAAGIMLVSGIKYSGDDVLDNSGTHQGRVSIPVIQVTRHAADMILSGSQTTVEELEGKLLESMQPFSFSTGTTVTASTDLLVDDATTMNIIASLEGSDPLLKNEYIVIGAHYDHLGTGGEGTGSRSPGTGKVHPGADDNASGVAAMIEIAEKLASGQRPRRSYIFIAFGAEEKGLIGSSRFMEDPVVDKEQITAMINLDMVGRKNEEGVVQIGGVGSSAGGEEIVNSISGRYGFSTRLSYEGYGPSDHASFYAKDVPVFFVTTGAHTEYHTPDDRADLINYGGLEQVALFVHDLAEELGNRDRRLAFTEAGPRVPSAPRHGNRQVSLGIMPDFASVVSGGLRADIVSPGRPADLGGMKNGDIITAINGQPVGDIHEYMYRLSQLSRGDIINVEVQRGDKREILIIQL
- a CDS encoding alanine racemase, producing MPGRKKPICLKRPLLLLDKDKCIKNIRFMAGKAAGHNLLLRPHFKTHQSLITGEWFRDEGTDRITVSSMVMAHYFGTNGWDDICVAFPFNIHETDEAATLAEKIRLHLTVCSAETLRFIESSSIGEIGIYIKTDTGYNRTGADWDDTGSIEEMLEIIDRSSKLDFTGFMVHNGHTYHVRGHDEVERIHRESADRLCVLRNKFAEPYGPFLISSGDTPSCSMLSDFEGIDEIRPGNYVFYDLTQMHIGACKPDDIAVALAVPVVAKHPGRNELVVYGGAVHLSKESLVLEDGTRVWGQVAETDLSSWSAPVPGTWVTKVSQEHGVIRCSESFFKRTGPGDIIAILPVHSCLTADLMGGYTTTGGTRIDHLSGYQK
- a CDS encoding RNA polymerase sigma factor encodes the protein MKKSKSVWQNIHQDLIDNCRKGDSKAQFELYRLYYRNMYNVSLRIVNDTQEAEDIMQEAFFSAFENIGSYSGQVSFGAWLRRIVINRSLDALKKRRLDLQSIDEGPDPEIPEDAEADKERAETVSAETERIHRCINLLPDGYRVILSLYLLEGYDHEEIAGIMGITASTSRSQYTRAKNRLAEMLKKSRSDGQS